One Vigna unguiculata cultivar IT97K-499-35 chromosome 7, ASM411807v1, whole genome shotgun sequence genomic region harbors:
- the LOC114192168 gene encoding very-long-chain aldehyde decarbonylase GL1-9-like produces MVFWEGYVSDELMGTFAPIVIYWVYAGFYHLLPPLEKYRLHTMKDEENKNLVPFSTVVKGVLLQQLVQAIVALFLLTTTTNASGVIVQPSMPKQILQILIAMFVMDTWQYFVHRYMHQNKFLYRHIHSQHHRLVVPYAIGALYNHPMEGLLLDTVGGAISFLVSGMTARTAVVFFCFAVVKTVDDHCGLWLPGNIFHLLFQNNTAYHDIHHQLQGLKYNYSQPFFSIWDRLLGTYMPFNLVKRPGGGFEARLAAKE; encoded by the exons ATGGTTTTCTGGGAAGGATATGTGAGCGATGAATTGATGGGCACGTTTGCCCCTATTGTGATTTATTGGGTATATGCTGGATTTTATCACTTGCTCCCGCCTTTAGAGAAGTATCGGTTGCATACTATGAAAGACGAGGAAAACAAGAATTTGGTTCCCTTTTCAACAGTTGTGAAGGGTGTTTTGCTTCAGCAGCTTGTTCAGGCAATTGTTGCTCTATTCTTG TTGACTACAACGACGAATGCATCCGGGGTTATAGTGCAGCCTTCTATGCCGAAGCAAATCTTGCAGATCCTTATTGCGATGTTTGTGATGGATACATGGCAGTACTTTGTGCATAGGTACATGCATCAGAACAAGTTTTTATATCGCCATATCCACTCCCAGCATCACAGACTGGTGGTTCCTTATGCAATAGGAGCCCTTTACAATCACCCTATGGAGGGTCTTCTACTTGACACTGTAGGTGGTGCCATCTCATTTCTTGTCTCAGGGATGACTGCAAGAACAGCAGTTGTATTCTTCTGCTTTGCTGTGGTGAAAACTGTTGATGATCACTGTGGACTGTGGTTACCTGGCAACATCTTCCATTTGCTTTTCCAGAACAACACAGCTTACCATGACATTCATCATCAACTACAAGGGCTCAAGTACAATTATTCTCAGCCATTCTTTTCCATATGGGACAGACTTCTTGGCACATACATGCCTTTCAATCTTGTAAAAAGGCCTGGAGGGGGGTTTGAGGCAAGGCTGGCAGCGAAGGAATAG
- the LOC114190985 gene encoding NAC domain-containing protein 17-like: MGEASEYGSADCFSQMMSSMPGFRFHPTDEELVMYYLKRKICGKRLKLNVIRETDVYKWDPEELPGQSILKTGDRQWFFFCHRDRKYPNGARSNRATRHGYWKATGKDRNVICNSRAVGVKKTLVFYIGRAPSGTRTDWVMHEYTMDEEELKRCQDVKDYYALYKVFKKSGPGPKNGEQYGAPFNEQEWAADDDIVDFNINITDQEAPNVVPEDGNALHPLLDDEINDIIREILDDELVLDQQHVNGYLDFPQIVSEETQSTVVDQFSEVVMFPETTDHSCQYFDVQPSFDFNQPASSHLQVSEASEVSSAFNIKTKGLDLDKVGFLEINDLIDNESTLANVENPVEYLQFEDGLSELDLYQDAEMFLRDLGPIIHETDSHAYTNALVSNNNESQSYQLLSNPEDANKTVGDLWMHGERNTLIRSEEGFVDSCSLSSPGVVCESLSFPTEGNYNQSSTVEDVSTSSFSSSLWAFVESIPTTPASAAESALVNRALNRMSSFSRVKLRHTNIAAGKDTVTTKKAGRKGFSFLFFPILIALCAFLWVFVGNLRSLGRCIFP; the protein is encoded by the exons ATGGGTGAGGCTTCGGAATATGGTTCTGCTGATTGTTTCAGCCAGATGATGTCGTCGATGCCGGGTTTTCGCTTCCATCCCACGGATGAGGAGTTGGTGATGTACTATCTGAAGCGGAAGATTTGTGGGAAGAGGCTGAAGCTCAACGTTATTCGTGAAACCGATGTGTATAAGTGGGATCCTGAGGAGTTGCCTG GGCAATCCATACTGAAAACTGGAGATAGGCAATGGTTCTTTTTCTGTCACAGAGATAGGAAGTATCCTAATGGTGCAAGGTCTAACCGAGCCACCAGACATGGATACTGGAAGGCAACAGGAAAGGATCGTAATGTGATATGCAATTCTAGGGCAGTTGGAGTGAAAAAAACCCTGGTTTTCTATATAGGCAGAGCTCCTAGTGGTACACGGACTGATTGGGTTATGCATGAATACACCATGGATGAAGAGGAGCTTAAGAGATGCCAAGATGTTAAG GACTACTATGCACTTTATAAGGTTTTCAAGAAAAGCGGACCTGGTCCTAAAAATGGTGAACAGTATGGTGCACCATTTAATGAACAAGAGTGGGCAGCGGATGATGACATTGTGgattttaatattaacataactGATCAGGAGGCTCCAAATGTTGTCCCTGAGGATGGGAATGCATTGCATCCTTTGCTTGATGATGAAATCAATGACATCATTAGAGAAATTTTGGATGATGAGCTTGTCCTTGATCAGCAGCATGTGAATGGTTATCTTGACTTTCCTCAG ATTGTTTCTGAAGAAACGCAAAGTACCGTTGTGGATCAGTTCTCTGAGGTGGTTATGTTCCCTGAGACAACCGATCATAGCTGTCAATATTTTGATGTGCAGCCCAGCTTTGATTTCAACCAGCCGGCTAGTTCTCATTTACAAGTTTCTGAAGCTTCTGAGGTTTCTTCTGCCTTCAACATAAAAACAAAGGGGCTTGACTTGGATAAGGTTGGCTTTTTGGAAATTAATGATCTCATTGATAATGAATCTACGTTGGCAAATGTGGAAAATCCGGTGGAGTACCTGCAGTTTGAAGATGGGTTAAGTGAACTTGATCTGTACCAAGATGCAGAGATGTTTCTTCGTGACCTGGGGCCAATAATTCACGAAACAGattcacatgcatatacaaATGCCCTTGTCAGCAACAATAACGAAAGTCAAAGTTACCAGTTGCTATCCAATCCAGAGGATGCCAACAAAACTGTTGGTGACTTGTGGATGCACGGTGAAAGAAACACCCTGATTCGATCAGAAGAAGGCTTTGTTGATTCTTGCTCACTATCATCCCCAG GTGTTGTATGTGAATCTCTCAGCTTTCCTACGGAAGGCAATTACAATCAAAGTAGCACCGTGGAAGATGTTTCTACAAGTAGCTTCTCCTCTTCTCTCTGGGCCTTTGTTGAGTCAATACCTACTACTCCTGCATCAGCTGCTGAAAGTGCTTTGGTGAATCGAGCTTTGAATCGAATGTCTAGCTTCAGCCGGGTAAAGCTCAGGCACACAAACATTGCTGCAGGTAAAGACACCGTAACTACGAAGAAAGCAGGCAGAAAGGGATTTTCATTCCTTTTCTTCCCTATTCTTATTGCTTTATGTGCTTTTTTGTGGGTTTTTGTTGGAAACTTAAGATCATTAGGGAGATGTATCTTTCCTTGA